Proteins encoded within one genomic window of Flavobacterium gilvum:
- a CDS encoding peptidylprolyl isomerase, which yields MAVLSKIRQHSAIMIGVIALALFSFIIQDLFTKGNFGKSSKDVGSINGKDISFEDFRVKVSNLEKSGQGISATEASRQVWEQEVTIALLTAEFDKLGLRVGEKHILDVLKADPNIGKNPMFLNAAGMFDVAKFKEYFKSNPEQAQFLKDREKSAELNAKFQMYNTLIKAGIYTTDSEGEFNYHAGTDKVNFAYVAGLFSTIKDSEVKISDADILEYMKASPKKFKSEETRKIEYVLIEDKASPEDINEIKTKVSSLLSGSVVYNQATGKNDTLAGFKNTKNVVEFVNSNSDVPYDSTYVPKNNLPAVDADKLYNLAPGEIYGPYVFGKYYCISKSLGRKAGVNAKASHILISYEGTQVPNKREERTKEEAKAKAEEILAQVNANPDSFMMLAFTNSDDSSAQQGGDLGYFTQGQMVKPFNDFVFNNGIGKVGLVETPFGFHIIKITDKQDGIRLATVAQKIEASEATSDKVFTQATKFEMDVADKDFNKVAKEMALTVAPAVSVRAMDENFGPLGNQRTIVRWAFEKDTKEGATKRFEVANLGHVIAKVTAIDNSGLVPVDQARPYVEQILKNKKKAEILKAKMTGNSLEAIAKATGSTVQQATNVTLENPVLTGGVGQEPKVVGNAFALAANKLSSPIEGVTGVYVVKNISTVKAPALKTYADNVAKLKAQTAGDVNRVLPALRVDADIKDNRKDFNY from the coding sequence ATGGCAGTTTTATCAAAAATTAGACAACATTCAGCTATAATGATTGGAGTTATTGCTCTGGCATTATTCTCATTTATAATACAAGACCTTTTTACCAAAGGGAATTTTGGGAAGAGCTCTAAGGATGTTGGGAGTATCAATGGAAAGGATATATCATTTGAGGACTTTAGAGTAAAAGTCAGCAATTTAGAAAAAAGTGGGCAAGGAATCTCCGCAACCGAAGCATCTAGACAAGTATGGGAACAAGAAGTTACTATCGCTTTGCTTACTGCCGAATTTGATAAATTAGGATTAAGAGTAGGAGAGAAACATATTTTGGATGTACTTAAAGCAGATCCAAATATTGGAAAAAACCCAATGTTTTTGAATGCGGCAGGTATGTTTGATGTTGCAAAATTCAAAGAATATTTCAAATCAAATCCAGAGCAGGCACAATTTTTAAAAGACAGAGAAAAAAGTGCTGAATTGAATGCTAAATTCCAAATGTATAATACTTTGATTAAAGCAGGTATTTATACAACAGATAGCGAAGGAGAATTTAATTACCATGCAGGAACAGACAAAGTTAACTTTGCTTATGTTGCAGGTTTGTTTTCTACTATCAAAGACAGCGAAGTAAAAATTTCAGATGCTGATATTTTGGAATACATGAAAGCAAGTCCAAAAAAATTCAAATCTGAAGAAACTCGTAAAATAGAATATGTTTTAATTGAAGATAAAGCTTCGCCAGAAGATATCAATGAAATTAAAACTAAAGTGTCATCATTATTGTCAGGAAGTGTAGTTTACAATCAGGCAACTGGTAAAAACGATACTTTGGCAGGTTTTAAAAACACCAAAAATGTAGTTGAATTTGTAAACTCAAATTCAGATGTACCATACGACTCTACTTATGTGCCTAAAAATAATTTACCTGCTGTAGATGCTGATAAATTGTACAACTTGGCTCCAGGTGAAATTTACGGACCTTATGTTTTTGGAAAATACTACTGTATTTCAAAATCTTTAGGAAGAAAAGCTGGGGTTAATGCAAAAGCAAGTCATATCCTTATTAGTTATGAAGGAACACAAGTTCCTAACAAAAGAGAGGAAAGAACTAAAGAAGAGGCCAAAGCCAAAGCGGAAGAGATTTTAGCACAAGTAAATGCAAATCCGGATAGTTTCATGATGTTGGCTTTCACCAACTCAGATGATTCTTCTGCGCAACAAGGTGGAGATTTGGGTTATTTTACTCAAGGACAAATGGTGAAACCTTTCAATGATTTCGTATTCAATAACGGAATTGGAAAAGTTGGATTGGTAGAAACTCCATTTGGATTCCACATTATCAAAATCACTGATAAACAAGACGGAATTCGTTTGGCAACCGTAGCTCAAAAAATAGAAGCTTCTGAAGCTACTTCTGACAAAGTGTTTACGCAAGCAACTAAATTTGAGATGGATGTTGCTGACAAAGATTTTAATAAAGTAGCCAAAGAAATGGCTCTTACAGTAGCTCCAGCCGTTTCAGTTAGAGCGATGGACGAGAATTTTGGTCCATTAGGAAACCAAAGAACTATCGTAAGATGGGCTTTTGAAAAAGACACTAAAGAAGGTGCTACAAAAAGATTTGAAGTGGCTAATTTAGGTCACGTAATTGCAAAAGTTACTGCTATTGATAATTCAGGATTAGTTCCGGTTGATCAAGCAAGACCATATGTAGAGCAAATTCTTAAAAACAAGAAAAAAGCTGAGATTTTAAAAGCTAAAATGACTGGAAATTCATTGGAAGCAATTGCAAAAGCGACAGGTTCTACAGTACAACAAGCTACTAATGTTACTTTGGAAAACCCTGTTTTGACAGGAGGTGTTGGTCAAGAGCCAAAAGTAGTTGGTAATGCATTTGCATTGGCAGCAAACAAATTGTCTTCTCCAATTGAAGGTGTAACTGGAGTATATGTTGTAAAAAACATCAGTACTGTAAAAGCGCCAGCTTTGAAAACGTATGCTGATAATGTTGCTAAGTTAAAAGCGCAAACTGCCGGTGATGTTAACAGAGTATTGCCTGCTTTAAGAGTTGATGCTGACATCAAAGACAACCGAAAAGATTTTAATTACTAA
- a CDS encoding peptide MFS transporter, translating to MAETQTKSGHPKGLYFLFFTEMWERFSYYGMRAIFILFMTKILLMKDADASQIYGSYTGLVYLTPLLGGYLCDKFLGNRRSIIIGGILMAIGQLFMFLSASAGANGGVSIMWMGLTAIIIGNGFFKPNISTMVGQLYPANDRRIDSAFTIFYMGINLGAFFSPLVCGSMDFKWGFLAACLGMVASLISFILFQKKYLISEEGKEIGLPVKKLDLKSILMIVGSIGIVFFMLNFKQLFNSETDIISYFIYGSMILMPILILSDRSLTKVERNRIIVIFILAFFVIFFWGAFEQAGASLTLFADRQTERGIFGWEMPASYFQSVNPLAVIVLAPVVSMIWGYLYKKRLEPTSPYKMAIGLALVALGYVIIAIAVKGLGLGEKVSMWWLIGLYIVHSLGELCLSPIGLSMVSKLAPLRLSSLLMGTWFLANAAANKFAGTLSSLIPPSGEADPNVPVVYPSIVGFQITNLYEFFMLFIIMTGVAAGILFVLSSWLQKMMNEKHEEGIPHVEHQL from the coding sequence ATGGCAGAAACTCAAACAAAATCAGGACATCCAAAAGGATTGTACTTTTTATTCTTCACAGAAATGTGGGAAAGATTCAGTTATTATGGAATGAGAGCTATTTTCATTCTGTTTATGACTAAAATATTATTAATGAAGGATGCTGATGCTTCTCAGATTTATGGTAGTTATACGGGATTAGTTTATTTGACGCCACTTTTGGGGGGCTATCTTTGTGATAAGTTTTTAGGGAACAGAAGAAGTATTATTATAGGTGGGATTTTAATGGCCATAGGTCAGTTATTCATGTTTTTAAGTGCTTCAGCTGGTGCAAACGGAGGTGTTTCAATAATGTGGATGGGACTTACGGCAATTATTATTGGAAATGGATTTTTTAAACCAAATATTTCTACAATGGTAGGTCAATTATATCCTGCAAATGATAGAAGAATTGACAGTGCTTTTACTATTTTCTATATGGGAATCAACTTAGGAGCTTTCTTTTCTCCTTTGGTATGCGGATCTATGGATTTTAAATGGGGTTTCCTAGCAGCCTGTTTGGGTATGGTTGCGTCGTTGATTAGTTTTATACTTTTTCAGAAAAAATATTTAATTTCAGAAGAAGGTAAAGAAATTGGATTACCTGTAAAGAAATTGGACTTAAAGAGCATATTGATGATCGTAGGTTCAATTGGAATTGTGTTTTTTATGCTTAATTTCAAGCAATTATTTAATAGCGAAACAGATATTATAAGTTATTTCATTTATGGGTCAATGATTTTGATGCCAATTTTAATACTTTCGGACAGAAGTTTGACAAAAGTTGAGAGAAATAGAATTATTGTAATTTTCATATTAGCTTTCTTTGTTATCTTTTTTTGGGGAGCTTTTGAACAAGCAGGTGCTTCATTAACGTTATTTGCTGACAGACAAACTGAAAGGGGAATATTTGGATGGGAAATGCCAGCGTCGTATTTTCAATCTGTAAATCCTTTGGCAGTAATTGTTTTAGCTCCAGTAGTATCAATGATTTGGGGGTATTTGTATAAAAAAAGATTAGAGCCAACTTCACCTTATAAAATGGCCATTGGTCTTGCTTTGGTAGCACTAGGTTATGTAATTATTGCTATTGCTGTAAAAGGCTTGGGACTTGGTGAAAAAGTGTCTATGTGGTGGTTAATCGGGTTGTATATTGTTCACTCTTTGGGTGAATTGTGTTTGTCTCCAATTGGTTTGTCTATGGTTTCCAAATTAGCGCCTTTGCGATTATCTTCTTTACTAATGGGTACTTGGTTTTTGGCAAATGCTGCTGCAAATAAATTTGCAGGAACATTGAGTTCTTTAATTCCGCCATCTGGAGAAGCAGATCCAAATGTTCCAGTGGTTTATCCTTCAATTGTTGGATTTCAGATTACAAATTTATACGAATTTTTTATGCTATTTATTATAATGACAGGAGTTGCAGCAGGTATTTTATTCGTGTTAAGTTCTTGGTTGCAAAAAATGATGAATGAAAAACATGAAGAAGGAATTCCTCATGTTGAGCATCAACTATAA
- a CDS encoding peptide MFS transporter, producing the protein MKSKHPKGLAFLFFTEMWERFGYYLIIGIFVLYMIDPAATGGLAFSDKHADDIFGTYIALTYLTPFLGGYLADRFLGYFKAIYLGGFLMAMGYIGLSFHDVTFFYISMALIIIGNGFFKPSISTLVGNLYSTEEYKANKDAGYNIFYMGINIGAFACNIIAAFMRNQYGWGAAFFTAGIGMLLGLIIFSIGRKHLESANVMKPVQEGDISLGRILGVVFFPAIVCGIIGWLIPGNIFKSDSTDAFIFACVPVIIFYISLYVKANKEDKRPLGALLAIFAVGMLFWAVFKQNGTALTRWANYYTDRHVTGTTEKVLASAYLVEQKDFATKEVQKYDNQFQAVKDADNEPVKVQGKDVYFSNISAEKKADFEKNPNQKVFLINTELFQSINPGWIIVLTPFVVGFFAFMRKKGKEPSTPSKIILGLFISSLSCLVMVIAVYFGSNGAVKVSPWWLVGTYGVITIGELCLSPMGLSIVSKLSPPRLTALMMGGFFLSISIGNKLSGVLASMWYDYENKANFFLVNAFLLLFATALGLLILKRLNAVMKEKGIN; encoded by the coding sequence ATGAAAAGCAAACACCCTAAAGGATTAGCATTCCTGTTTTTTACAGAAATGTGGGAACGATTTGGTTATTATCTCATAATTGGAATTTTCGTTCTTTATATGATTGATCCTGCGGCTACCGGCGGATTGGCTTTTTCGGATAAACATGCCGATGATATTTTTGGAACTTATATTGCCTTAACATACTTGACTCCTTTTTTGGGAGGTTATCTTGCCGATAGATTTTTGGGATATTTCAAGGCAATTTATCTGGGAGGGTTTTTAATGGCCATGGGTTACATCGGGTTGAGTTTTCATGATGTGACATTTTTTTATATTTCAATGGCACTTATTATTATTGGTAATGGATTCTTCAAGCCTAGTATTTCTACACTTGTAGGGAATTTATATTCGACAGAAGAGTATAAAGCTAATAAAGATGCGGGGTATAATATTTTCTATATGGGAATTAATATTGGTGCATTTGCCTGCAATATTATAGCAGCATTTATGCGAAACCAATACGGTTGGGGTGCTGCTTTCTTTACTGCCGGAATTGGAATGTTACTTGGATTGATTATTTTTTCCATTGGCCGTAAACATTTAGAAAGTGCCAATGTGATGAAACCGGTTCAAGAGGGAGATATTTCCTTGGGCAGAATTTTAGGAGTAGTGTTTTTTCCAGCAATTGTTTGTGGAATTATTGGGTGGCTAATTCCTGGAAATATTTTCAAAAGCGATTCCACTGATGCTTTTATTTTTGCTTGTGTCCCTGTGATAATTTTTTACATCAGCTTGTATGTAAAAGCCAATAAAGAAGATAAACGACCACTCGGTGCTTTGCTTGCAATTTTTGCAGTGGGAATGTTATTTTGGGCGGTTTTTAAGCAAAACGGAACTGCATTGACCCGTTGGGCAAATTATTACACAGACAGACATGTTACTGGAACTACCGAAAAAGTCTTGGCTTCTGCCTATTTAGTGGAGCAAAAAGATTTTGCTACAAAAGAAGTTCAAAAATATGACAATCAATTTCAAGCTGTAAAAGATGCCGATAACGAGCCAGTAAAAGTTCAAGGAAAAGATGTTTATTTCAGTAATATTTCTGCAGAAAAGAAAGCTGATTTTGAAAAGAATCCGAATCAAAAAGTATTTCTGATTAATACAGAACTGTTTCAATCCATTAACCCGGGTTGGATTATTGTGTTGACACCATTTGTGGTAGGTTTTTTTGCTTTTATGCGAAAAAAAGGAAAAGAACCTAGTACGCCTTCCAAAATAATTCTAGGGTTATTCATATCTTCCTTATCATGTTTAGTTATGGTAATTGCGGTTTACTTTGGAAGTAACGGAGCTGTCAAAGTTTCGCCGTGGTGGTTAGTGGGGACTTATGGTGTAATTACTATCGGAGAACTATGTTTGTCACCAATGGGACTTTCCATTGTGTCCAAATTAAGTCCTCCTCGTTTGACCGCTTTGATGATGGGAGGTTTCTTTTTGTCGATTTCTATTGGTAATAAACTTTCTGGAGTTTTGGCAAGTATGTGGTATGATTATGAAAATAAAGCTAATTTTTTCTTAGTAAATGCTTTCTTGCTGCTTTTTGCAACCGCTTTGGGATTATTGATTTTGAAACGCTTGAATGCAGTGATGAAAGAAAAAGGAATAAATTAA
- a CDS encoding S9 family peptidase — MNSNKITVLLFFLCFSVFGQQKITVDEIYTGAFRAKGMDELQSMKNNNQYTVLNSDRATGSNQIDLYDFATLKKVSNLIDTKNFRELADGIDSYTFDDSEKQILIACNSKQIFRHSFTADYFLYDIASKKLTKLFDFQVQEPTFSPDGTKIAYARENNLYVYDVASKKSTAVTTDGKKNAVINGITDWVYEEEFAFVRAFDWSKDSKKLAYIRFDESQVPEFSMSIFQKSLYPTVETFKYPKAGEKNSLVSLHLYNVDSKALKNIDLGKYNDFYIPRIEWTNDANILSAKIVNRHQDNLDLLFVDGTTGAAKVVFNEIEKGYIDFIDTDNLTFLNDNSFIWTSEKDGYNHIYLYDKNGKLKTQITKGNWEVTSYYGFDEKTKTIFYQSTENGSINRDIYRIGLDGKNKVRLSKNTGTNAATFSPNFQFYINTFSSASQPMTYTLNESKSGKEIQVIENNQALTTKLKGYNLPSKEFFVLKTERGNELNAWIMKPKDFDASKRYPVFMYQYSGPGSQQVNNDWNSADDYWFMSLTQQGYIVACVDGRGTGFKGADFKKVTQLQLGKYEVEDQIDAAKVIGNYPYVDKSRIGIFGWSYGGFMASNCIFQGADVFKMAIAVAPVTNWRFYDSIYTERYMQTPQENASGYDNNSPINHVNKLKGKFLLIHGSGDDNVHVQNSMQMMEALIQANKQFDSQIYPDKNHGIYGGKTRIQLFTKMTNFIKENL, encoded by the coding sequence ATGAATTCGAATAAAATTACTGTATTACTATTCTTTTTGTGTTTTTCGGTCTTTGGACAACAAAAAATAACTGTCGATGAGATTTATACAGGAGCTTTCAGAGCCAAAGGAATGGACGAATTGCAGTCGATGAAGAATAACAATCAATATACAGTATTGAATTCAGATAGAGCTACAGGAAGCAATCAAATCGATCTATATGATTTTGCAACATTAAAAAAAGTCTCCAACCTTATTGATACTAAAAATTTTAGGGAGTTGGCTGATGGAATCGATAGTTATACTTTTGATGATTCTGAAAAACAAATTTTAATTGCTTGTAATTCAAAGCAAATTTTTCGCCACTCCTTCACAGCCGATTATTTTTTATACGATATCGCTTCAAAAAAACTGACTAAGCTTTTCGATTTTCAGGTTCAAGAGCCTACTTTTTCTCCAGACGGAACTAAAATTGCCTATGCCAGAGAAAACAATCTATATGTTTATGATGTAGCTTCAAAAAAATCTACTGCCGTTACTACAGATGGGAAAAAGAATGCCGTGATTAACGGAATTACGGATTGGGTTTATGAAGAGGAATTTGCTTTTGTTCGTGCTTTTGACTGGAGCAAAGACAGTAAAAAACTGGCATACATCCGTTTTGACGAAAGTCAGGTACCAGAATTTTCAATGTCAATTTTCCAAAAAAGTTTGTATCCAACGGTTGAAACTTTCAAATATCCCAAAGCAGGTGAAAAAAACTCATTGGTTTCATTACACTTATATAATGTAGATTCTAAGGCTTTAAAGAATATAGATTTAGGAAAATATAATGACTTTTACATTCCTAGAATAGAATGGACAAATGATGCTAATATTTTATCTGCCAAAATAGTGAATCGTCATCAGGACAATTTGGATTTGTTGTTTGTTGACGGAACTACTGGAGCTGCCAAAGTTGTTTTTAATGAAATCGAAAAAGGGTATATTGATTTTATTGACACCGATAATTTAACTTTCCTGAATGACAACAGTTTTATCTGGACAAGTGAAAAAGACGGTTACAACCATATTTATCTGTATGATAAAAACGGAAAACTGAAAACTCAAATTACAAAAGGAAACTGGGAGGTTACTTCTTACTATGGTTTCGACGAAAAAACCAAAACCATTTTTTACCAATCTACAGAAAATGGTTCTATCAACAGAGATATCTACCGCATAGGACTTGACGGAAAAAACAAAGTTCGTTTGTCTAAAAATACAGGGACGAATGCAGCGACTTTTAGTCCAAATTTTCAATTCTACATTAATACTTTCTCAAGTGCTTCTCAGCCTATGACTTATACTTTGAACGAGTCAAAATCGGGTAAAGAAATTCAGGTTATCGAAAATAATCAAGCGCTTACTACAAAATTAAAAGGATACAATTTACCATCAAAAGAATTTTTTGTTTTAAAAACAGAAAGAGGAAACGAATTGAATGCGTGGATTATGAAACCAAAAGATTTTGATGCTTCAAAAAGATATCCTGTTTTTATGTACCAATATTCAGGGCCAGGATCACAACAGGTAAATAATGACTGGAATTCGGCCGATGATTACTGGTTTATGTCGCTTACTCAGCAAGGTTATATTGTTGCTTGTGTTGATGGAAGAGGAACTGGTTTTAAAGGTGCTGATTTCAAGAAGGTAACACAATTGCAATTAGGGAAATATGAAGTCGAAGATCAAATCGATGCTGCCAAAGTAATAGGAAATTACCCTTATGTGGACAAATCTAGAATCGGAATTTTTGGTTGGTCATACGGTGGATTTATGGCGTCAAACTGTATTTTCCAAGGAGCCGATGTTTTCAAAATGGCAATAGCGGTAGCTCCGGTAACCAACTGGCGTTTTTATGACAGTATCTACACAGAAAGATACATGCAGACTCCACAAGAGAACGCAAGCGGGTATGATAATAACTCCCCAATTAACCATGTCAATAAATTAAAAGGAAAGTTCCTTTTGATTCACGGTTCGGGTGACGATAATGTGCATGTACAGAATTCTATGCAAATGATGGAGGCTTTGATTCAGGCCAATAAACAATTCGATTCTCAAATATATCCAGATAAAAATCACGGGATATATGGAGGTAAAACCAGAATTCAATTGTTTACCAAAATGACAAACTTTATTAAAGAAAATTTATAA
- a CDS encoding hemolysin family protein, producing the protein MEISVIILCLILCAFFSGMEIAFISSNKIYLELEKKQDSFTSRILTKLTEKPSKFIAAMLIGNSVALVVYGFFMGELLMDWLLRFNLHFSDFTSLIIQTVISTFIVLITAEFLPKVFFQIYANSLIKFFAIPAYFFYKIFYFISTFLIWISDFVLKRFFKTEGDQVQLYFSKVELGNYINEQMSNVDEQEEMDSEIQIFRNALDFSGTKARDVMTPRTEIAAIEVCESLEDLKMLFIETGYSKIVIYQNSIDDIIGYVHSFDLFKKPSSIKEIVISVEFIPEAIYVKDAMSLLTKKRKSVAVVLDEYGGTSGILTIEDIVEELFGEIEDEHDSDEELIERELDEKTFLFSARFDVEYLNQTYKLSIPESESYGTLGGFIVNFTKEIPQKGDEFNIENYHFVIEEATNKKIELVKMTIKD; encoded by the coding sequence ATGGAAATAAGTGTCATAATATTGTGTTTAATACTATGTGCTTTTTTTTCAGGAATGGAGATAGCTTTTATCTCTTCGAATAAAATCTATTTGGAATTAGAAAAAAAACAAGACAGTTTTACTTCCAGAATTCTAACCAAACTTACCGAGAAACCCTCAAAATTTATTGCAGCAATGCTTATAGGCAACAGTGTTGCGCTTGTTGTTTATGGTTTTTTTATGGGCGAATTGTTAATGGATTGGCTCTTGCGTTTTAATCTTCATTTTTCCGATTTTACGAGCCTTATAATTCAAACAGTAATTTCGACATTTATTGTTTTAATAACAGCTGAATTTCTTCCGAAAGTTTTTTTTCAGATTTATGCCAATTCGCTGATTAAGTTTTTTGCGATTCCCGCTTATTTCTTTTACAAAATATTCTATTTTATATCTACTTTTTTAATTTGGATTTCCGATTTTGTTTTGAAACGATTTTTTAAAACAGAAGGGGATCAGGTGCAACTTTATTTTAGTAAAGTAGAATTGGGAAATTACATCAACGAGCAAATGAGCAACGTAGATGAACAAGAAGAAATGGATTCTGAAATACAGATATTCAGAAATGCATTGGATTTTTCGGGGACAAAGGCTCGAGATGTAATGACACCACGAACCGAAATTGCAGCAATTGAAGTTTGCGAATCTTTGGAGGATTTGAAAATGTTATTTATTGAAACAGGTTATTCAAAAATTGTGATTTATCAAAATTCAATCGACGATATAATTGGGTACGTTCATTCGTTTGATTTGTTCAAAAAACCTTCTTCTATAAAGGAAATTGTTATTTCGGTTGAGTTTATCCCAGAAGCTATCTATGTAAAAGATGCTATGAGTTTGTTGACTAAAAAAAGAAAGAGCGTGGCGGTTGTTCTCGATGAATATGGTGGAACATCTGGGATTTTGACGATTGAGGATATTGTGGAGGAGCTTTTTGGTGAAATTGAAGATGAACATGATTCAGACGAAGAATTAATCGAACGAGAGCTTGATGAAAAAACCTTTTTGTTTTCAGCACGTTTTGATGTTGAGTATTTAAACCAGACCTATAAACTGTCAATTCCCGAAAGTGAATCTTATGGAACACTTGGAGGGTTTATAGTAAATTTTACCAAAGAAATTCCTCAAAAAGGAGACGAATTTAACATCGAAAATTATCATTTTGTCATAGAAGAAGCCACAAATAAGAAGATTGAATTGGTTAAAATGACCATCAAAGACTGA
- a CDS encoding hydroxymethylglutaryl-CoA reductase, degradative, with the protein MNNAVAGFSKLSKEEKINWIANHYFSTPSEAIALLKNYWNSDEKIQKLHDEFIENTISNFYIPLGVAPNFLINGKHVTIPMTIEESSVVAAASKAAKFWSTRGGFKATVISTEKIGQVHFIYNGDKSKLTTFFEQLKPKLFATTEHLTKNMQKRGGGILDIILKDKTDLLPNYHQLHITFETVDSMGANFINSCLEQFAQTLQEEAQDFELFSEEEKNLKIVMSILSNYVPNCVVRAEVSCPIEELAEKHIESPHEFAAKFVQAVQIAEVEPFRAVTHNKGIMNGIDAVVLATGNDFRAVEAGIHAYASKDGQYSSLSHAKIENGIFSFWLEVPLALGTVGGLTSLHPLVKFSLDMLEKPSAKELMEIVAVAGLAQNFAALRSLTTTGIQEGHMKMHLNNILNQFEATDEERHLIKKHFKHHVVSHSAVVDYIENLRKVKN; encoded by the coding sequence ATGAACAACGCTGTTGCTGGATTTTCGAAATTATCCAAAGAAGAAAAAATAAACTGGATTGCCAATCACTATTTTTCAACTCCAAGTGAAGCCATAGCACTACTTAAGAATTACTGGAATTCGGACGAAAAAATTCAAAAACTTCACGATGAATTCATTGAAAATACGATTTCAAATTTTTACATTCCATTGGGTGTCGCCCCCAATTTCCTGATTAATGGAAAACACGTCACCATCCCGATGACTATTGAAGAAAGTTCAGTTGTGGCAGCAGCCTCCAAAGCGGCTAAATTTTGGTCGACCCGCGGAGGATTCAAAGCAACTGTCATCAGCACAGAAAAAATTGGTCAGGTACATTTTATTTATAATGGGGACAAGTCCAAATTGACAACTTTTTTTGAGCAATTAAAACCGAAATTATTTGCAACCACCGAGCACTTGACCAAGAATATGCAAAAAAGAGGTGGTGGCATTCTCGATATCATCCTAAAAGACAAAACCGACTTACTCCCAAATTACCATCAGCTTCATATTACTTTTGAAACGGTTGACAGTATGGGCGCGAATTTTATCAATTCCTGCCTGGAACAATTTGCTCAAACATTGCAGGAAGAAGCTCAGGATTTTGAATTGTTTTCGGAAGAAGAAAAAAACTTAAAAATAGTAATGAGTATTCTTTCTAATTATGTTCCAAATTGTGTCGTTCGAGCCGAGGTTTCCTGCCCTATAGAAGAATTAGCCGAAAAACATATTGAAAGCCCACACGAATTTGCCGCCAAATTTGTTCAAGCCGTTCAAATTGCAGAAGTAGAACCTTTCCGCGCCGTGACTCATAATAAAGGAATCATGAACGGAATTGATGCCGTTGTCCTTGCAACAGGAAACGACTTTAGGGCTGTAGAGGCCGGTATTCATGCCTACGCTTCAAAAGATGGACAGTATTCCAGTTTATCTCATGCCAAAATTGAAAACGGAATTTTCAGCTTTTGGTTGGAAGTCCCATTAGCACTTGGAACTGTGGGAGGATTGACTTCATTACATCCTTTGGTAAAATTCTCTTTGGATATGCTCGAAAAACCTTCGGCTAAGGAATTAATGGAAATTGTTGCCGTTGCCGGATTGGCACAAAACTTTGCAGCGTTACGTTCCCTGACCACAACCGGAATTCAGGAAGGGCACATGAAAATGCATTTGAACAATATCCTAAATCAGTTTGAAGCAACAGACGAAGAACGACATTTGATTAAAAAACATTTCAAACACCACGTTGTTTCTCACAGTGCTGTAGTTGATTATATTGAAAATTTAAGAAAAGTAAAAAATTAA
- a CDS encoding GYDIA family GHMP kinase, whose amino-acid sequence MKKTFYSNGKLLITGEYLVLDGAKALALPTKFGQHLIVEKGYNQEIRWKSYDADGSIWFEETILFSEIVSNFSFEKESIKNTLINILREANLLNKGILENSEGYIVTTQLTFPKKWGLGTSSTLINNIGQWFEVDAFTLLKNSFGGSGYDIACAQNDCPILYKLEQGKPIIEKTNFQPVFTENLYFVYLNQKQNSKTAIAAYKEKRSDLETAKKIINQLTQSVLDAKDVGTFAQVLEKHEKELSAVLETNTIKESLFPDFNGTTKSLGAWGGDFILVISKENPRDYFQRKGYETILEYNDMIL is encoded by the coding sequence ATGAAAAAAACATTTTACAGCAACGGAAAACTTTTGATTACAGGAGAATATTTGGTTCTTGATGGGGCTAAAGCATTGGCTTTGCCTACAAAATTCGGACAACACCTTATTGTAGAAAAAGGCTACAACCAAGAAATCAGATGGAAAAGTTACGATGCTGACGGAAGTATTTGGTTTGAAGAAACAATTTTGTTTTCGGAAATTGTTTCCAATTTCTCTTTTGAAAAAGAATCTATCAAAAATACTTTAATCAACATTCTGAGAGAAGCCAATCTACTAAACAAAGGAATCCTTGAAAATTCCGAAGGATACATTGTTACAACTCAGTTGACTTTTCCAAAAAAATGGGGATTGGGAACTTCATCAACTTTAATAAACAATATTGGGCAATGGTTCGAGGTTGATGCTTTTACACTTTTAAAAAATAGTTTTGGCGGAAGTGGCTACGATATTGCTTGTGCACAAAATGACTGCCCTATTCTTTATAAGCTCGAACAAGGAAAACCGATTATAGAAAAAACAAATTTCCAACCGGTATTTACAGAAAATCTATACTTTGTTTATCTCAATCAAAAACAAAACAGCAAAACAGCCATTGCTGCCTACAAAGAGAAAAGAAGTGATTTGGAAACCGCTAAAAAAATCATCAATCAACTTACGCAATCCGTTTTGGATGCAAAAGATGTAGGCACTTTTGCGCAAGTGCTGGAAAAACACGAGAAAGAGTTAAGTGCTGTTCTCGAAACAAACACCATAAAAGAATCTTTGTTCCCTGATTTTAACGGAACCACAAAAAGCCTCGGCGCCTGGGGAGGTGATTTTATTCTGGTTATTTCAAAAGAAAACCCTCGCGATTATTTCCAACGCAAAGGGTATGAAACAATTTTAGAATATAACGATATGATTCTCTGA